One genomic region from Spirosoma sp. KCTC 42546 encodes:
- the radC gene encoding DNA repair protein RadC: MSYQTSGTIQSWAEEDRPREKLMLKGKAALSEAELIAILINSGTVDLTAVDVAKIILKSVNNNLNDLAKLSIKDLSKFRGIGEAKAISVIAALELGRRRKEQDRPQRAKVTCSRDAYNEMIPHLIDKPHEEFWILLMNRANEILRPVQISTGGVSGTVADPKLIFKQAIEHLASSMILFHNHPSGNLLPSQADKDLTKKLRDAGRLLDIPVLDHLIFTDKSYYSFADEGIL; encoded by the coding sequence ATGTCGTATCAGACCTCTGGCACCATTCAGAGTTGGGCCGAAGAAGACCGCCCACGCGAGAAACTCATGCTAAAGGGCAAAGCGGCCCTGTCGGAAGCGGAACTGATTGCCATTCTGATTAACTCCGGTACGGTTGATCTGACCGCGGTTGATGTAGCCAAGATCATTCTCAAAAGTGTCAACAACAACCTCAACGACTTAGCGAAACTAAGTATCAAAGACCTCTCAAAATTCCGGGGTATTGGCGAAGCAAAAGCGATTAGCGTTATAGCGGCCCTTGAACTGGGTCGCCGACGGAAAGAGCAGGATCGTCCGCAACGCGCCAAAGTAACATGCTCGCGCGATGCCTACAACGAAATGATTCCGCACCTGATCGACAAGCCGCACGAAGAGTTCTGGATTTTACTGATGAATCGCGCCAACGAAATTTTGCGACCGGTTCAAATCAGTACGGGAGGGGTTTCGGGAACGGTAGCCGACCCCAAACTGATTTTCAAACAGGCCATCGAACATCTGGCCTCTTCGATGATCTTGTTCCATAATCATCCGTCAGGCAACCTCTTACCGTCGCAGGCCGATAAAGACCTTACAAAAAAACTCAGAGATGCCGGGCGGCTGCTGGATATCCCGGTGCTCGATCACCTGATTTTTACGGACAAATCCTACTATAGCTTTGCTGATGAGGGGATTTTGTAA
- a CDS encoding M28 family peptidase encodes MKLSSLLSISGRTLALVVGIATVQAQTLSGFVPARQAAQVKLETEFKTKQSPAAFKNHLEKLSSVPHITGSKENEQVRDYIAETMRKAGWQVDIYPHDVLLPKGPGDIAVELVEPVRQPLNIKEFLFKEDKYSGDPRLTPGYNVWSGSGDVTAEVVYANYGRKEDFEQLKAMGISVKGKIVLARYGGNFRGYKAQWAQAAGAAGVIIFTDPADSGYMVGLTFPAGPYYSESVIQRGSLLTTPYTGDPLTPGEAALPMDAKNTPKRLAMDAVGLHKIPVTPLPYGSATEILKRMTGAKAVPAGWQGGLPYTYRLEGGQDLKVRLMVKQENTIQRIYQVVGTLTGAEFPDEWVIAGCHYDAWSYGATDPNSGTAMLLSMTESMGKLAKAGQRPRRTIKVCHWDAEEPGVIGSAEWSEQFRDELTQKAVAYMNYDAAVSGRTFGASASPSMKKLIIEATQTVQYPDSNKTVYQHWMGHKVGGGTNRVTGSSAPAMVVGEPTIGNLGGGSDHIAPYMHIGIPALSAGVSGPTLYHSQYDDLYFYDKFADPTYKMGPMMEQVVGTMTLRLANADLVPYDIARYPADLEVHLKAAEKAIQAYAPTYSISPLLSAVADMKKNADACELARQNYLKTGRTDKLVELNKELRLLERSFIDPKGNAFGAWYKSLYASSDPNSGYASWMLPGLLYEASLKSTANLPDLEVRYKKAIQTLSDKLLVLSQGMGSPSAVGGGK; translated from the coding sequence ATGAAACTTTCCTCTCTACTTAGCATTTCTGGTCGAACGCTGGCACTCGTCGTTGGTATTGCCACCGTACAAGCCCAGACACTCTCAGGCTTTGTTCCAGCCCGACAGGCCGCCCAGGTCAAACTCGAAACCGAGTTCAAAACCAAACAATCACCAGCAGCATTTAAAAATCACCTCGAAAAACTGAGCAGCGTTCCGCATATCACTGGCTCGAAAGAAAATGAACAGGTGCGCGATTACATTGCCGAAACCATGCGAAAAGCGGGTTGGCAGGTAGACATCTACCCGCACGACGTGCTGCTCCCTAAAGGTCCCGGCGACATTGCCGTTGAACTGGTCGAGCCCGTTCGTCAGCCACTGAATATCAAGGAGTTTTTGTTCAAAGAAGATAAATACAGCGGTGACCCGCGGCTAACGCCCGGTTATAATGTCTGGTCGGGCTCGGGCGATGTAACGGCCGAAGTCGTGTACGCTAATTACGGGCGCAAAGAAGACTTCGAGCAATTAAAGGCGATGGGTATATCCGTAAAAGGCAAAATCGTACTGGCTCGTTACGGTGGTAACTTCCGAGGCTACAAAGCCCAGTGGGCACAGGCGGCTGGAGCGGCTGGGGTTATTATTTTCACCGACCCCGCCGACTCTGGCTACATGGTTGGCTTAACCTTTCCCGCCGGTCCCTATTATAGCGAAAGTGTCATTCAGCGGGGTTCGTTACTAACAACGCCTTATACCGGTGACCCATTAACTCCTGGTGAAGCGGCTCTACCAATGGACGCCAAAAATACGCCCAAACGGCTCGCTATGGACGCTGTTGGATTACATAAAATTCCAGTGACACCCCTCCCGTATGGTTCGGCAACCGAGATTCTAAAACGTATGACGGGTGCCAAGGCGGTTCCGGCGGGCTGGCAGGGTGGCTTACCCTATACCTATCGGTTGGAAGGTGGCCAGGATCTAAAAGTCCGCCTGATGGTGAAACAGGAAAATACGATTCAACGCATTTATCAAGTGGTCGGCACACTGACCGGTGCCGAGTTTCCCGACGAATGGGTCATTGCGGGTTGCCACTACGATGCCTGGTCCTATGGCGCAACTGATCCCAACTCAGGTACAGCTATGCTGTTAAGTATGACTGAATCGATGGGTAAGCTGGCGAAAGCCGGACAACGGCCCCGACGTACGATTAAAGTATGCCATTGGGATGCCGAAGAACCGGGTGTAATTGGATCGGCGGAGTGGAGCGAGCAGTTTCGTGATGAGTTGACTCAGAAAGCTGTTGCCTATATGAACTATGATGCTGCGGTGTCGGGTCGAACGTTTGGTGCCAGTGCGTCGCCGTCGATGAAAAAGCTGATTATTGAAGCCACGCAAACGGTGCAGTATCCAGACTCCAACAAAACCGTTTACCAACACTGGATGGGGCATAAAGTTGGTGGTGGTACGAATCGTGTAACGGGTTCATCGGCCCCAGCAATGGTCGTAGGCGAACCAACGATTGGTAATCTTGGCGGAGGCTCCGATCATATTGCACCCTATATGCACATTGGCATTCCAGCCTTGAGCGCGGGCGTATCAGGGCCAACCCTCTATCACTCCCAGTATGACGACCTATATTTCTACGACAAATTTGCTGACCCTACCTATAAAATGGGGCCAATGATGGAACAGGTTGTAGGCACCATGACCCTCCGGCTCGCCAACGCGGATCTTGTCCCCTACGACATAGCCCGTTATCCAGCCGATCTGGAAGTCCATTTGAAAGCGGCCGAAAAAGCTATTCAGGCGTATGCGCCAACCTATTCAATTTCTCCCCTGCTCAGCGCCGTTGCCGACATGAAAAAGAACGCTGATGCCTGCGAACTGGCCCGGCAGAACTATTTAAAAACGGGCCGGACAGATAAACTGGTGGAGCTAAACAAAGAGCTGCGCTTGCTGGAACGGTCGTTCATTGATCCGAAAGGAAACGCTTTTGGCGCCTGGTACAAATCACTGTATGCCTCATCTGACCCGAACAGTGGCTACGCATCCTGGATGTTACCCGGCTTGCTTTACGAAGCCTCCCTGAAATCGACAGCGAATCTGCCTGACCTGGAAGTTCGCTACAAAAAAGCGATTCAGACATTGAGCGATAAATTGTTGGTACTCTCCCAGGGAATGGGTAGTCCATCTGCTGTGGGCGGAGGAAAATAA
- a CDS encoding exodeoxyribonuclease III: protein MQLISYNINGIRAAIRNGLIDWLAQNSFDIICFQEVKATTDVVDLTLFEQLGYQYHWHAAEKKGYSGVATFSKIAPTNVVLGCGLPVYDCEGRILRTDFDDLTLLNCYFPSGTSGELRQGVKMEFLNDFYDYIENLKKTRPKLIVVGDYNIAHTAIDIHDPIRNKNSTGFLPEERAWMDQWFGSGMTDSFRYKHPDEVAYSWWSYRAGARNNNKGWRIDYASVTDNLRDQIIDCQMLPDAVHADHCPVYLNLDL, encoded by the coding sequence ATGCAACTCATTTCCTACAACATTAACGGCATCCGAGCGGCTATCCGTAACGGCCTGATCGACTGGCTTGCCCAAAATAGCTTCGATATTATTTGCTTTCAGGAGGTCAAAGCAACCACCGATGTGGTAGATCTGACTTTGTTTGAACAACTGGGGTATCAATACCACTGGCACGCGGCTGAAAAGAAAGGGTATTCGGGTGTGGCTACGTTCTCCAAAATCGCCCCTACCAACGTCGTGCTGGGCTGTGGTTTGCCAGTTTATGATTGCGAAGGCCGTATTCTTCGCACCGACTTCGACGACCTGACATTACTAAACTGCTACTTTCCTTCCGGTACATCCGGAGAGTTGCGCCAAGGGGTGAAGATGGAGTTTCTAAACGATTTCTACGATTACATTGAAAACCTGAAGAAGACCCGTCCAAAACTAATTGTTGTTGGCGATTATAACATTGCTCATACGGCTATTGACATTCACGACCCCATACGGAACAAAAATTCAACGGGTTTCCTACCCGAAGAACGGGCCTGGATGGATCAGTGGTTCGGCTCCGGCATGACCGATTCATTTCGGTACAAACATCCTGATGAAGTAGCCTACAGCTGGTGGAGTTACCGGGCCGGAGCGCGAAACAATAACAAAGGCTGGCGTATCGACTACGCTTCCGTTACGGATAACCTTCGCGACCAAATCATCGACTGCCAGATGCTTCCCGATGCCGTTCATGCGGATCACTGCCCGGTATATCTGAACCTGGATTTATGA
- a CDS encoding Dabb family protein has protein sequence MNAKSRGYTLIIVLLCAFALTIYGAYSPARKAQKQQVVCVKFKKGVESAAVEQHMNGFASLKHEIPQVVNYTSGKTILPNQAVSDYDVVHYLTFQSEADIKTFENSAAYKQFVAQNQGIWEKTLIVNADIRP, from the coding sequence ATGAATGCCAAGTCAAGAGGATATACCCTCATTATTGTGTTACTCTGCGCTTTTGCTTTAACAATCTACGGTGCCTATTCACCTGCCAGAAAAGCGCAGAAACAGCAAGTTGTGTGTGTTAAATTCAAAAAAGGGGTCGAAAGTGCAGCAGTTGAGCAGCATATGAACGGTTTTGCGTCCCTAAAGCATGAAATTCCACAGGTCGTTAATTACACGTCGGGCAAGACAATTTTGCCAAATCAGGCTGTTTCTGATTATGACGTAGTCCATTACCTGACGTTTCAGAGTGAAGCCGATATAAAAACTTTTGAGAACAGCGCAGCTTACAAACAATTCGTTGCGCAGAACCAGGGTATCTGGGAAAAAACCCTGATTGTCAATGCTGACATTCGCCCATAA
- the rpsT gene encoding 30S ribosomal protein S20 has translation MANHKSSKKAIRSSAKKRLLNRYQHVTTRNMVKKLRLTTDHAMAVELFKSVSSALDKLAKRNIIHKNKASNNKSKLARLVNGLKVATA, from the coding sequence ATGGCAAACCATAAGTCATCAAAAAAAGCAATCCGGTCGAGTGCCAAAAAGCGGCTGTTGAACCGTTACCAGCATGTTACGACTCGGAACATGGTGAAAAAACTACGTCTTACTACCGATCACGCAATGGCAGTTGAACTGTTCAAGTCGGTTTCGTCGGCGTTGGACAAACTCGCTAAGCGTAACATCATTCACAAGAATAAAGCATCCAATAACAAGTCGAAACTGGCTCGTTTGGTCAATGGCCTGAAAGTTGCCACTGCTTAA
- a CDS encoding nucleoside permease, whose translation MLSTTRVKLSVMMFLQFFVWGAWYGQVTKYLETELHATPIQQGAAFSTFSIAMLVAPFFVGMIADRYFAAQKVLGILNLLGAVILYFLIQINDPDQFFWILLVYCLTFAPTLALSSSIAMQQMASPEKEFPGIRVLGTVSWIVVNNIVGYYGFGDKVTIFQLSMYSAIALGVFSFFLPNTPPKATTSTSFSQVLGLDAFKLFKDRSFAIFFLSSVLICIPLSFYYAMANSSLTDGGMQNVENKMSLGQASEVIFMLLIPLAYTRLGVKKMLIVGLIAWIVRFVCFGYGDGGSGEWMLYLAILLHGVCYDFFFVTGQIYTDNKAGEKIKSSAQGLISLATYGIGMGIGSYLSGVVKAMFKVGDTVNWTSFWLVPAGIAAVVLVVFVLLFTDNKRVSAKTDELVPGSL comes from the coding sequence ATGCTGTCAACAACCCGCGTTAAACTCTCGGTCATGATGTTTCTCCAGTTTTTTGTTTGGGGGGCCTGGTATGGCCAAGTGACAAAATATCTTGAAACAGAACTTCATGCTACTCCTATACAGCAGGGAGCTGCTTTTTCAACGTTTTCGATTGCAATGCTTGTCGCTCCTTTTTTCGTGGGTATGATTGCCGACCGTTATTTTGCTGCTCAGAAAGTTTTGGGTATACTGAATTTGCTAGGTGCAGTAATTCTCTATTTTCTCATCCAAATTAATGATCCAGACCAATTCTTCTGGATACTCTTGGTTTACTGCCTAACGTTTGCTCCGACGCTGGCGCTCTCGTCATCTATTGCAATGCAGCAGATGGCGAGCCCTGAAAAAGAATTTCCAGGTATTCGTGTGTTGGGCACCGTTTCATGGATTGTCGTCAACAATATAGTTGGCTATTATGGTTTTGGTGATAAAGTGACTATTTTTCAATTGTCAATGTACTCGGCAATCGCGCTTGGTGTTTTCTCATTTTTTCTACCTAATACACCGCCCAAGGCGACTACATCTACATCGTTCTCGCAGGTTTTGGGGCTCGACGCCTTTAAATTGTTTAAAGATCGCTCGTTCGCTATTTTCTTTCTGTCGTCGGTGCTGATCTGCATACCCCTTTCGTTCTATTACGCAATGGCCAACTCCTCTCTCACAGATGGAGGCATGCAGAATGTTGAGAATAAAATGTCCTTGGGTCAGGCATCAGAAGTAATTTTCATGTTGTTAATACCACTAGCATACACACGGTTGGGTGTTAAGAAAATGCTAATTGTGGGCCTGATTGCCTGGATTGTTCGATTTGTTTGCTTTGGTTATGGTGATGGAGGGTCAGGCGAGTGGATGTTATATCTTGCCATTCTTCTGCACGGCGTTTGCTACGATTTCTTCTTTGTAACGGGCCAGATTTATACGGACAATAAAGCGGGCGAAAAGATTAAATCATCGGCTCAGGGACTAATTTCGCTAGCTACCTACGGTATCGGTATGGGAATTGGTTCTTACCTCTCGGGTGTAGTAAAAGCTATGTTTAAAGTGGGAGACACCGTTAACTGGACTAGCTTCTGGCTCGTTCCAGCAGGTATTGCAGCCGTGGTATTGGTGGTGTTTGTACTGCTCTTTACTGATAATAAGCGGGTTTCAGCAAAGACCGATGAATTAGTACCGGGATCACTTTAA
- a CDS encoding DUF4292 domain-containing protein has product MKKQLITLVALVAIPAISFAQTADEIIDKNIAAMGGADKIAAVKTLQFDQSMSIMGMDMTGKTTVVVGQSLRNDISVMGQQITQVVDGDKGWAINPMQGGSAPQALPEDQVKIQKGNAYIVGADLVTAKAQKYPVELVGKEKLNEKDVYNIKVTRPEGVANYYVDATTYQLNGMKAIVSMQGQSGEVKSQYSNYKTVDGLTVPSTIELNSPAMPGAITMTISNMVFNPKVDPSIFAMPK; this is encoded by the coding sequence ATGAAAAAACAACTGATTACCCTCGTTGCCCTTGTGGCAATTCCGGCTATCTCCTTTGCCCAAACAGCCGACGAAATCATTGACAAGAACATCGCAGCAATGGGCGGAGCCGATAAAATTGCGGCTGTTAAAACGCTGCAATTTGACCAGAGTATGAGTATTATGGGCATGGATATGACCGGCAAAACAACCGTTGTTGTGGGTCAGTCCCTTCGTAACGATATTTCGGTAATGGGCCAGCAGATCACGCAGGTTGTTGATGGCGACAAGGGTTGGGCCATCAATCCGATGCAGGGCGGGTCGGCTCCACAGGCGCTACCTGAAGATCAGGTAAAAATCCAGAAAGGGAATGCCTATATCGTTGGTGCAGACTTGGTGACTGCAAAAGCTCAAAAGTATCCGGTTGAGCTGGTTGGCAAGGAAAAACTGAACGAAAAAGACGTTTATAACATCAAAGTGACACGGCCAGAAGGCGTTGCCAACTATTATGTAGACGCAACAACTTACCAATTGAACGGCATGAAGGCAATCGTTAGCATGCAGGGCCAGTCGGGTGAGGTTAAATCACAGTACAGCAATTACAAAACGGTTGATGGACTAACCGTTCCTTCTACTATTGAGCTCAATAGCCCAGCCATGCCTGGTGCGATTACAATGACTATATCGAACATGGTATTTAACCCTAAAGTTGATCCATCCATCTTTGCCATGCCGAAATAA
- a CDS encoding zinc dependent phospholipase C family protein, giving the protein MYNCFIWLSVSATIFFGSLVSGNAVRAENPIGNWSVLGHSVKHRPNWQHPLWGFYAHQQINRLAVFTLPLEMMPFFKKHINFLADNAVNPDKRRYAVVGEAPRHFIDLDAYPDTSTATLPRYYKEATDQYGTDTLALHGLVPWQIQLTKYQLTEAFKQKDVRRILRVAADLGHYIADANVPLHTTRNYNGQLTNQQGIHGFWESRLPELFSTDYDFLTGQAEYIYSPQKAAWRAVFNANAALDSVLRFEQKLTVEVGEARKFGFEERNGITTKVYSADFSQRYHEQLKGQVERQMRTSIKMVGDFWYTCWVDAGQPDLRILAKYQLTEVEQKEEAEEKKGWLKRLFSAREEN; this is encoded by the coding sequence ATGTACAATTGTTTTATTTGGTTGTCTGTTTCGGCTACTATTTTTTTTGGAAGTTTAGTAAGCGGCAACGCCGTTAGGGCCGAAAATCCAATCGGAAACTGGTCAGTTTTGGGTCATTCGGTCAAACACCGACCCAATTGGCAGCATCCACTGTGGGGGTTTTATGCGCATCAGCAAATTAACCGGCTGGCTGTCTTTACGCTGCCACTCGAAATGATGCCATTTTTTAAAAAGCACATTAATTTTTTAGCTGATAATGCCGTAAATCCCGACAAACGCCGATATGCCGTAGTTGGTGAAGCTCCCCGTCATTTCATCGACCTCGATGCATACCCAGATACATCAACTGCTACACTTCCACGCTATTATAAAGAAGCAACAGATCAGTATGGAACCGACACGCTGGCATTACACGGGCTGGTTCCCTGGCAAATTCAATTGACAAAGTATCAACTGACCGAAGCCTTCAAACAGAAGGATGTTCGGCGAATTCTACGTGTAGCCGCCGATCTGGGGCATTATATTGCTGATGCCAACGTGCCACTGCATACCACGCGTAACTACAATGGTCAGTTAACCAACCAGCAAGGCATTCACGGATTCTGGGAGTCGCGGCTACCGGAGTTGTTTAGTACAGATTATGATTTTCTGACGGGGCAGGCCGAGTATATTTATTCGCCCCAGAAAGCAGCCTGGCGGGCGGTATTCAATGCGAATGCGGCCTTGGATTCAGTACTACGTTTTGAGCAGAAACTGACCGTAGAGGTGGGTGAAGCGCGCAAATTCGGGTTCGAAGAGCGAAATGGCATTACCACCAAAGTTTATTCGGCAGATTTCTCACAACGCTACCACGAACAATTGAAAGGACAAGTCGAGCGCCAGATGCGGACGTCGATCAAAATGGTTGGCGATTTTTGGTACACCTGCTGGGTAGACGCAGGCCAGCCCGATTTGCGGATACTGGCAAAGTATCAGCTTACAGAAGTCGAACAAAAAGAGGAAGCCGAAGAAAAGAAGGGCTGGTTGAAGAGGCTGTTTTCGGCGAGGGAGGAAAATTGA
- a CDS encoding pseudouridine synthase, which produces MNPGSEYFLIYKPYLMLSQFSREGDKQTLADLDFEFPTDVYPVGRLDADSEGLLLLTNDKQLNHRLLNPKFRHNRTYYVQVDGALTEAACQQLAQGVTISVDGKSYHTLPADARIMLEPGLPERNPPIRYRATIPTSWLSISLHEGKNRQVRKMTAAVGFPTLRLVRWAIEDLTAEGMIPGQVRELSRAEVMRGLRLK; this is translated from the coding sequence ATGAATCCCGGTTCAGAATACTTCCTCATCTACAAGCCCTACCTCATGCTCTCCCAGTTTTCGCGGGAGGGCGATAAGCAAACACTCGCTGACCTGGATTTTGAGTTTCCGACGGATGTATATCCTGTTGGGCGGCTTGATGCAGATAGCGAGGGATTGCTGTTACTAACGAATGATAAGCAGTTAAATCATAGGCTGTTAAACCCGAAGTTTCGACATAATCGAACGTATTACGTGCAGGTCGATGGGGCGTTAACAGAAGCAGCTTGCCAGCAGCTTGCTCAGGGCGTTACCATTTCGGTAGATGGAAAATCCTACCACACATTACCTGCCGATGCCCGTATCATGCTTGAGCCCGGCTTGCCGGAGCGGAATCCACCTATCCGGTATCGGGCTACTATACCAACATCCTGGTTGTCCATTTCATTACATGAAGGTAAAAACCGGCAGGTACGTAAAATGACAGCCGCCGTGGGTTTTCCAACACTTCGGTTGGTACGCTGGGCCATCGAAGACCTCACTGCCGAAGGCATGATACCTGGTCAGGTTCGTGAACTAAGCCGGGCAGAAGTAATGCGTGGGTTAAGATTAAAGTAA